One segment of Anopheles stephensi strain Indian chromosome 3, UCI_ANSTEP_V1.0, whole genome shotgun sequence DNA contains the following:
- the LOC118512236 gene encoding 39S ribosomal protein L52, mitochondrial isoform X1 translates to MPGFTSLQFMRCFHKGIQSARGAAVLNVETKKCVRNPNKSSPLTHLPDYTFMDGRVTPFGANQKKRIVQQRAIAQQIVTLSKEVDFAVERHKRQKAEAEESKRKLLAEKLIPKGHLLLKKK, encoded by the exons ATGCCGGGGTTTACCAGTCTACAATTTATGCGATGTTTTCACAAAG GAATACAATCGGCGCGAGGTGCAGCTGTACTGAACGTGGAGACGAAAAAGTGCGTCCGAAATCCGAACAAATCCAGTCCGCTTACGCATCTGCCTGATTACACCTTTATGGATGGGCGTGTAACACCCTTCGGA GCCAACCAGAAGAAAAGGATCGTCCAGCAACGAGCAATCGCTCAGCAAATCGTCACACTTTCCAAAGAGGTAGACTTtgccgtagaacggcacaagCGACAAAAAGCGGAAGCGGAGGAAAGCAAACGGAAGCTGCTGGCGGAAAAGCTTATTCCCAAGGGACATTTGCTGCTGAAGAAGAAATGA
- the LOC118512234 gene encoding uncharacterized protein F13E9.13, mitochondrial, producing the protein MAKFLSLFAKPFPIIGMIHVRALPGTPLHKDSMDRIIGAVRDEANIYHECGVDGVLVENMHDIPYMRPSDGVGPEITAAMTRVALAVRETVPDVPCGVQILAGCNREALAVAKACQLQFIRAEGFVFGHMADEGFTDACAGSLLRYRKQIEADDVLVITDIKKKHSSHAITADVSIAETAHAADFFLSDGLIVTGSSTGCSAERVDLQALHGKTTLPLIVGSGLTLDNLHNYWTLAHAAIVGSHFKINGHWNADLCRKRVQAFMDGVETLRRQQPS; encoded by the exons ATGGCCAAGTTTTTGTCCCTCTTTGCAAAGCCGTTTCCCATCATAGGAATGATTCACGTGCGTGCATTACCTG GAACTCCTCTACACAAAGATAGCATGGACCGTATTATCGGTGCAGTGCGTGATGAAGCGAACATTTATCATGAATGTGGAGTG GACGGCGTGTTGGTTGAAAACATGCATGACATTCCCTACATGCGGCCTAGCGATGGTGTCGGTCCGGAAATTACGGCCGCAATGACGAGGGTAGCGTTGGCGGTTCGTGAGACGGTACCGGATGTACCTTGTGGGGTACAGATTCTTGCCGGATGTAACCGGGAAGCGCTGGCCGTGGCAAAAGCGTGCCAGCTGCAGTTTATTCGGGCCGAAGGGTTCGTATTCGGGCACATGGCCGACGAAGGTTTTACCGATGCTTGTGCCGGATCTTTGCTGCGGTATCGTAAACAGATCGAGGCGGATGATGTGCTCGTTATTACCGACATCAAGAAAAAGCACAG CTCGCATGCCATTACGGCCGACGTATCGATAGCGGAAACGGCGCATGCGGCAGACTTCTTCCTTTCCGACGGCCTGATCGTAACCGGAAGCTCAACTGGCTGCAGTGCGGAGCGGGTGGATTTGCAGGCTCTGCACGGGAAAACCACTTTACCGCTCATCGTCGGCTCCGGTCTTACGCTCGATAACCTTCATAACTATTGGACGCTGGCGCACGCAGCAATCGTTGGTTCCCATTTCAAAATAAACGGACACTGGAATGCTGACCTGTGCCGAAAGCGTGTGCAAGCTTTCATGGACGGTGTAGAAACATTACGACGTCAGCAACCAAGTTAA
- the LOC118512235 gene encoding respirasome Complex Assembly Factor 1, whose product MVVKNSNSEKGPKTKQSHIASVWNRAIKPNSEWAEKDDFLDVVYWARQVLSILIGIVMGLIPLKGFVALALFALLNCGAVYLYSTSFQNIDEDAYGGMWEVVKEGFMTSFACFLVTWIIFYTGIHFDSVVIEKSL is encoded by the exons ATGGTAGTTAAAAATTCCAACTCCGAAAAAGGACCGAAAACCAAACAGTCTCACATCGCTTCCGTGTGGAACCGTGCGATCAAACCCAACTCGGAATGGGCTGAAAAG GACGACTTCCTCGATGTAGTGTACTGGGCTCGGCAGGTCCTGAGCATCCTCATCGGGATAGTAATGGGCCTCATTCCGCTGAAAGGATTCGTTGCACTAGCGCT ATTTGCTTTGCTGAATTGTGGAGCGGTTTATCTGTACAGCACCAGCTTCCAGAACATTGACGAGGATGCGTACGGTGGCATGTGGGAAGTTGTGAAGGAAGGCTTCATGACATCGTTCGCGTGCTTTTTGGTCACGTGGATCATCTTCTACACCGGCATCCATTTCGATAGTGTTGTAATAGAGAAAAGTCTGTAA
- the LOC118512236 gene encoding 39S ribosomal protein L52, mitochondrial isoform X2, producing MARSRGIQSARGAAVLNVETKKCVRNPNKSSPLTHLPDYTFMDGRVTPFGANQKKRIVQQRAIAQQIVTLSKEVDFAVERHKRQKAEAEESKRKLLAEKLIPKGHLLLKKK from the exons ATGGCAAGATCCCGAG GAATACAATCGGCGCGAGGTGCAGCTGTACTGAACGTGGAGACGAAAAAGTGCGTCCGAAATCCGAACAAATCCAGTCCGCTTACGCATCTGCCTGATTACACCTTTATGGATGGGCGTGTAACACCCTTCGGA GCCAACCAGAAGAAAAGGATCGTCCAGCAACGAGCAATCGCTCAGCAAATCGTCACACTTTCCAAAGAGGTAGACTTtgccgtagaacggcacaagCGACAAAAAGCGGAAGCGGAGGAAAGCAAACGGAAGCTGCTGGCGGAAAAGCTTATTCCCAAGGGACATTTGCTGCTGAAGAAGAAATGA